The DNA segment AAGAACCTGAGCCTTCCTTTTGCTCCTGCAGCAAAATTCCACCGTTCATTTGGCCGGGAAGTATAGTCGATTTTCACGATTCCCGTATGTTGAACCGGGCGTAAGGTATTGTCAATGTTTTCAGAAAAAGACATTGTAGAGCTGTCTATGCTGTAACGGGTAGTATTTCTGGCATTCAGATTGTAATAGCTGACATCCAGTGTGAGTTCGTTGCTTTTGTTGAACAAATGTTTATAATAGAGAGAAGAAAAGGTCAGGTAATTGAGGTCTGTATCTGCTTTATGGGCACTCCAGTATTCATTATCCATGGCTGTGCCGTTGGCCTTCAGCATGACATCACCGTCATGTTCGTTTGAATAGGGATTGAAATATCCATAAAAGTTAAGCTGATTCTTTTCATTTAAATGATAATCTATTCCTGCATGGAAGCGGTGCGACCAGTTATTTTGCCTGACATTCCTTACAGAAGTGACGCTTGTGTTCTGTGATGGCTTGTTCATCAGGCGTACATCGTTTTGGATGATATTGAAATTACTCAGCTCACCGTTGTAAGAGGTGTAAAAATTGAACTTTTTTGTGCCATAGTTTATGCTGTAATTTGGAAAGAGGTAAACTTCCGACTTTGAATTTGGGATTTCCCCGTAGATCTGTCCGTTAAAACCCGTTTTTTTCTCTTTCAATATCACGTTGATCACCCCATCGACATCCGCATCGTAACCTGCATCTGGCACCTGCATCACTTCAATCTTATCGATCTGCTCTGCACTAAGTTGATTCAGATAGCTGATATCTCTTTCCTTATTATCAACCAACACAACAATCTTCTGGCTGCCGGCCAGGGAAACATGGTGCATCATATCTACCTGTACCCCCGGAATGTGCTTAATGGCATCCAGACCGGAATAGGAAGCTGCCTGTATTTTTTTGTTCATGAAAAAGGTGGTCTTTCCTTTTTCATCTTTTGCCCTGATGCGCT comes from the Bacteroidales bacterium genome and includes:
- a CDS encoding carboxypeptidase-like regulatory domain-containing protein codes for the protein MNGISKKTTMLLGGSLLSILAYGQQTKHMEGIIKSQSTGEGIPYATVVLYQAQDSTLITGTTTDFDGEWKLKTGEKGNYYLKISHTSYKPVEVDVKPCGKALYQAGTLLLEEKSVRLEKLIVYGERIRAKDEKGKTTFFMNKKIQAASYSGLDAIKHIPGVQVDMMHHVSLAGSQKIVVLVDNKERDISYLNQLSAEQIDKIEVMQVPDAGYDADVDGVINVILKEKKTGFNGQIYGEIPNSKSEVYLFPNYSINYGTKKFNFYTSYNGELSNFNIIQNDVRLMNKPSQNTSVTSVRNVRQNNWSHRFHAGIDYHLNEKNQLNFYGYFNPYSNEHDGDVMLKANGTAMDNEYWSAHKADTDLNYLTFSSLYYKHLFNKSNELTLDVSYYNLNARNTTRYSIDSSTMSFSENIDNTLRPVQHTGIVKIDYTSRPNERWNFAAGAKGRLRF